One Primulina huaijiensis isolate GDHJ02 chromosome 8, ASM1229523v2, whole genome shotgun sequence genomic region harbors:
- the LOC140982788 gene encoding exocyst complex component SEC3A-like produces the protein MAKSSADDEELRRACEAAIEGTKQKVVLSIRVAKSHGIWGKSGKLSRGHMAKPRVLAISTKSKLQRTKAFLRVLKYSNGGVLEPAKLYKLKHLSKVEVVTNDPSGCTFMLGFDNLRSQSVAPPQWTMRNVDDRNRLLLCILNTCKDVLGRLPKVVGIDVVEMALWAKENTPAITKPQGNLQDGPITETVTEGEMKVTVERELVSQAEEEDMEALLGTYVMGIGEAEAFSERLKRELQALEAANVHAILESEPLVVQVLQGLETATNCVEDMDEWLGIFNVKLRHMREDIESIETRNNKLEMQSVNNKSLIEELEKLLERLRIPSEYAACLTGGSFDEARMLQNIEACEWLANALCSLEVPKLDRSYANMRAVREKRAELDKLKNTFVKRASEFLRNYFASLVDFMISDKSYFSQRGQLKRPDHADLRYKCRTYARLLQHLKSLDKNCMVSLRKAYCSSLNFLVRREAREFANELRASTKASRNPNVWLDGSTGSNQNANTSDTSTVSEAYAKMLTIFIPLLVDESSFFAHFMCFEVPALVPPGGVTDGNKGVPNDTDNDNDDDLGIMDIDDNDKAGKKSADLEVLNESLRDLLDGIQEDFYAVVDWAYKIDPLRCISMHGITERYISGQKADAAGFVRILLDDLEIRISTQFSRFVDEACHQIERNERNVRQLGVLSYIPRFSTLATRMEQYIQGQSRDLVDQAYTKIVTIMFVTLDKISQTELKYSDILLLENYAAFQNSLYDLANVVPTLAKFYHQASESYEQSCTRFISTIIYYQFERLFQFARRIEDLMYTITPEEIPFQLGLSKMDLRKVVKSSLSGVDKSISAMYKKLQKNLTSEELLPSLWDKCKKEFLDKYDSFAQLVAKIYPSETIPAVSEMRDLLASM, from the exons ATGGCGAAATCGAGCGCGGACGATGAGGAGCTGCGGCGTGCGTGTGAGGCGGCGATCGAGGGAACCAAGCAGAAGGTAGTGTTGTCGATTAGGGTGGCCAAAAGCCACGGGATCTGGGGCAAATCTGGAAAGTTGAGCCGCGGCCACATGGCGAAGCCTCGCGTTCTCGCCATCTCCA CAAAGTCGAAACTCCAGCGCACCAAAGCTTTTCTTCGTGTcttaaaatattcaaatgggGGCGTTCTTGAG CCTGCAAAGTTATACAAGCTCAAACATCTGTCGAAGGTGGAAGTTGTGACGAATGATCCAAGCGGATGCACTTTTATGCTG GGTTTTGATAACCTTAGAAGTCAGAGTGTTGCTCCACCTCAATGGACAATGCGCAATGTTGATGACAG GAATCGTCTTCTGCTGTGCATCTTGAACACATGTAAGGATGTGTTGGGTCGTCTTCCTAAAGTCGTTGGTATAGATGTTGTGGAGATGGCTCTTTGGGCTAAG GAAAATACACCAGCGATTACTAAGCCACAGGGAAACCTTCAGGATGGGCCTATTACAGAAACAGTCACAGAAGGTGAAATGAAAGTGACTGTTGAAAGGGAACTTGTATCTCAAGCCGAGGAAGAGGATATGGAGGCTCTTTTAGGCAC CTATGTCATGGGAATTGgtgaagctgaggcattttctGAGCGTTTGAAGCGAGAGCTCCAAGCTTTGGAAGCAGCAAATGTGCATGCAATTTTGGAGAGTGAGCCTTTAGTAGTTCAG GTATTGCAGGGGCTTGAAACTGCCACCAACTGTGTTGAAGACATGGATGAATGGTTAGGTATTTTCAATGTCAAGCTGCGGCACATGAGAGAGGACATAGAGTCT ATTGAAACTCGTAACAACAAGTTGGAAATGCAATCGGTGAACAACAAGTCATTAATAGAGGAGCTTGAAAAGCTCCTCGAAAGACTGCGCATTCCTTCTGAG TATGCGGCTTGTCTGACTGGGGGTTCATTTGACGAGGCTCGCATGCTTCAAAATATTGAAGCCTGTGAGTGGCTAGCTAATGCTTTATGCAGCCTTGAAGTGCCCAAGTTGGATCGCAGCTATGCAAACATGAGAGCG GTCAGAGAGAAGCGGGCTGAACTTGACAAGTTGAAAAATACTTTTGTTAAGAGGGCATCTGAGttcttgagaaattattttGCTAGTTTGGTGGATTTCATGATAAGTGACAAGAGTTATTTCTCTCAG CGTGGACAACTGAAGAGGCCCGATCATGCTGATCTGAGGTACAAGTGTAGGACATATGCTCGTCTTTTGCAACACTTAAAG AGTCTTGATAAAAATTGCATGGTCTCATTAAGGAAAGCGTACTGCAGCTCGCTGAATTTTCTTGTACGCCGTGAG GCTCGCGAGTTTGCCAATGAACTTCGTGCAAGTACAAAAGCATCAAGGAATCCAAATGTATGGCTTGATGGTTCTACAGGGTCTAATCAGAATGCAAATACTTCAGATACTTCAACCGTTTCTGAGGCGTATGCCAAAATGCTCACAATTTTCATTCCACTTCTTGTGGATGAG AGTTCCTTTTTTGCACACTTTATGTGTTTTGAGGTCCCAGCACTTGTTCCACCTGGAGGTGTTACCGATGGGAACAAAGGTGTACCTAATGATACTGATAATGATAATGATGATGATTTGGGTATCATGGACATTGATGACAATGACAAAGCTG GTAAAAAGTCTGCCGATCTTGAAGTATTAAATGAATCCCTTCGTGATTTGCTTGATGGAATTCAG GAAGATTTCTATGCGGTGGTGGACTGGGCATACAAGATTGATCCTCTACGTTGTATATCTATGCATGGAATTACGGAGCGCTACATTTCTGGTCAGAAAGCTGATGCAGCAGGGTTTGTCCGAATTTTACTTGATGACTTGGAAATTAGAATTTCTACGCAGTTCAGCCGC TTTGTCGACGAAGCTTGCCACCAGATTGAAAGAAATGAGCGAAATGTTAGGCAGTTAGGAGTCTTGTCATATATACCTAG GTTCTCTACTCTTGCAACCCGTATGGAGCAGTATATCCAAGGACAATCAAGGGATTTGGTTGATCAGGCATACACAAAAATT GTCACCATAATGTTTGTGACATTGGACAAAATTTCTCAGACAGAGTTAAAATACTCTGATATTTTGCTATTAGAGAACTATGCAGCTTTCCAAAACAG TCTGTATGACCTAGCCAATGTTGTGCCTACTTTGGCAAAATTTTATCACCAAGCAAGTGAATCTTATGAACAATCTTGCACACGCTTCAtaagtacaatcatatactat CAATTTGAAAGGCTTTTCCAGTTCGCTCGTAGAATTGAAGATTTAATGTACACAATCACGCCAGAAGAG ATTCCCTTCCAGCTTGGACTGTCAAAGATGGATCTGCGGAAGGTCGTAAAATCAAGTTTGTCTGGG GTTGACAAATCCATTAGTGCAATGTATAAGAAATTGCAGAAGAATTTGACCTCGGAGGAATTGTTGCCTTCCTTGTGGGATAAGTGCAAG AAAGAGTTTCTTGACAAATATGACAGTTTTGCCCAACTTGTTGCCAAGATCTACCCGAGTGAGACCATTCCAGCGGTCTCTGAAATGAGAGATCTCTTGGCATCAATGTAA
- the LOC140983409 gene encoding uncharacterized protein — protein MTAARFLRVSKLPTGLGFSTETVSSSSFSLMGSRHRTQMCLRDIGLSSDTHTPTIGGVRKPVTVQATGTPSACVLISETKANKTVDLALLFAKVAEVMSQLLEFITRRRPWRFHIEMFVEKVIIDCRFFALLAVAGSLIGSVLCFVQGCFLILESYFQYFHAMSKMSEQGHVVLLLIEAMDMFLVGIAMLIFGMAMHIMFVGSSDRKRFLEYSASTSSNNFSLEKLSSWIKMRSVMQAKSKIGHAVILILQVEVLEKSKYLTTTSPLDLACYAGVVLLSSASIFILSRIALSRDEKLC, from the exons ATGACCGCCGCCAGATTTCTAAGGGTGTCAAAATTACCTACGGGGCTTGGATTTTCTACTGAAACTGTCTCGAGTTCTTCGTTTTCACTGATGGGGTCGAGGCATAGGACACAAATGTGCCTGCGGGATATCGGGTTGAGTTCTGATACTCATACCCCGACCATTGGCGGTGTACGAAAGCCAGTGACGGTACAGGCCACCGGCACCCCCTCAGCATGCGTACTGATTTCGGAGACTAAGGCGAATAAAACTGTGGATTTGGCCTTGTTGTTTGCAAAAGTTGCAGAAGTGATGTCTCAGTTGCTTGAGTTCATTACCAGACGAAGGCCGTGGAGATTTCATATTGAAATGTTCGTTGAAAAG GTTATTATAGATTGCAGATTTTTTGCACTGCTAGCAGTCGCGGGATCTTTGATTGGTTCTGTACTTTGTTTCGTTCAG GGGTGTTTTCTGATACTGGAGTCATATTTCCAATACTTCCATGCCATGTCCAAAATGTCGGAACAAGGGCACGTGGTGCTCCTATTAATCGAAGCTATGG ATATGTTCCTGGTTGGAATTGCAATGCTTATATTTGGAATGGCTATGCATATCATGTTTGTGGGAAGCAGCGACCGCAAAAGATTTTTAGAGTATTCAGCTTCAACCTCGTCCAACAATTTCAGTCTCGAG AAACTCTCATCATGGATCAAAATGCGATCCGTTATGCAAGCAAAATCGAAAATCGGGCATGCTGTAATATTGATTCTTCAAGTGGAAGTCCTCGAAAAATCCAAGTACTTGACAACTACGAGTCCTTTGGATCTTGCCTGCTACGCTGGAGTTGTGCTTCTGTCTTCTGCGTCTATATTCATACTTTCAAGAATCGCTCTTTCACGAGATGAGAAATTGTGTTGA